GTCCCCAGGTCCCCGAAGTGACGGAGATCCAGCCCGGCAGCATGCCTGTTACCGTGGAATGTGCCACCGAGGGgtggggtttggggtgggggggatgaaAGGAAGAGAGCTCAAGTTCCTTAAAACTTGGTCTTCTAGAGATTTGCAGGCGGGTGGGAATTTGCCAGGAGCGCAAAGGTTGGGGTATATGGCCCTCCAAGAGGACTTGGGGGGGGGGCGTGGGGACAAGACTGTGTGCTCAGTGGGCGTTGTCCCCAATACACCACACCCACAGGCTAGAACAAGTTGGCCACTAGAGGCACTTCGCTTAACAATGTGCAAGGAACTCTTGGGTCCAACGAGAGGTCCACAATGTGGAGAGGTTCGGGTTAGCTGTGTCGTTTAAGTAGGGAAGAGAGGTAATGTTCTACGCCAGGACAGTTCGAGGTGAGGTGAGATGTTTATGTAGAAGACAGCATCTTAGTATCAAGTCAGGACATGAAGTGAAGGTGAAGTGTGGTAGCTGAGCACCTCAGTCGCTCAGGCAGCCAGTAAGGCTGGATTTCACCCCTCCCAGTACCCTTCCCCCGGAGATCCCTCTTGGCCTGTCTAGCTCATACACATTTTCCGATTTCCTGTGAGCCTCCGCCCTGCAGCAGCGGCAGCGAGGTGACTCAGGACCCCGGTGGCCAGCAGGCCCCCAGCTCTGTGAGAGCTTTGTTTGCTCAGGCCTCTGGCCTTCTTGCTTGGGGCGGCCAAAGGATTTCCTGAGCCTCGCCCTTGCCCTCTGACagctaaggcaggaccagccaacCTAGCTGAAGCCTGGGGCTGGGGGATTGGGGAGCCCCTAAACCAAGTAGCCATTCTTTCATGGGGCTTAGGAGATGGAACACCAAAAGGTAAGGATAAAATAGGGTGATTTTCAGGATCCTGGGGATGGGAAGAGGGTCAGCAGGAGTTGCCCTGGGCTGAGGTTAGCTTCAGAGAGAGAGGTTTCCTCCCAGACCTCTGATCTGGTGAACAGTTGCTAGCTCCTGCTTGGCACCTCTGCTACAGCACCCATCTGCCACCTATCTAAGGCAGAAGAAATAAGCTTTGGTGTTTTGGGCCACTGGCTGCCTCTTGCATGTGACCTAGAGTGAATTCTTTGCCTACATTACCTCCCAGGTTCTGCTTGGTTCTCAGGCCTAGGGAGAGCAGTGTGTCAGGCTGGAGGAGAATGGGATCATACTGTCCCTCGATCCACAGTGGCCACTCCTCCGTGTTGCCTGTGTGAGCAAGCCACCTAacccttctttgttttttgctcCTGTATAAAATGGGAATGAGAGCTAAGCATGTGGATCTGTGGCAGGGCTCTTGCTTAGCATGCTTCAGGATGTGGCTTCTTTCCCCAGGACCACAAAAGAGCGACTACTACCAAGGAGTAGGGAATTCAGTGTGTTGTTAGAGTGTAAAGCTCAGTACCCAGAAGGTACCGGGAGAACCTggtctgttttctctctcacttctttGAAAGGGAGACAGGAGCTAGACACACCTCAGCAGTCTGAGACACTCGGGACAGAGCGCTGCCTGTTGTGTCTGTACCTTCTCTGGTGTGAGGCAGGGGCGGCTAAGActtctctgccctttgcagcCTGGGAGTGGCCAGAGAGCCCCCAAGGATGAGAAGGAGATGATCCGTCGAGCCATCCAGAAGGAGCTGAAGATCAAGGAGGGCATGGAGAACATGCGGCGTGTGGCCACAGACCGACGCCACCTGGGCCATGTGCAGCAGCTGCTGAGGGCCTCCAACCGCCGCCTGGAACAGCTGCATGGCAAGCTTCAGGAGCTGCATGCTCAGGTTCTGCTGCCGGCCTCAGCCGGTGAGTGAGGAGTCTGAATACACCCCCAGGGAGCAGGAGACTCATGAGCACCCTGATTCTAGCCTTGGCTCTGACCCTGGGGCGAGAGCACCCGACCACCCCATATCATCCATGTTGCCTATGTGAAAGGGAAGGGAGCGAGCACTGCTTCACCGAGGTCTGAACTCTAAAGGTAGGAGCATGCATACCCTACCTTGTGTTGCAGAGCCAGTGACCTCAGGACCCCAGGCACGGGCAGAGCAGTCGAGGGCTCGGCTCTTGGAGGCTTTACATAGGCAGCtgcaggtggagctgaaggtAAAGCAGGGGGCTGAGAACATGATTCACACGTGTGCCAGCGGCACCCCCAAGGTGAGTGCTGGCATCTGATGAAGAGGCGTAGGCCTGGCTTCTCAGCTACCTGACTTAGCTCTCAGGTATAAGGAGCACAAAGCCAGGCCCTGTGCCAACAGGGAAATGCTACCCTGCCCCAACTCCTCACCTAAGGCTAGAAgtacaggtggtggtggtggtgggggggggcagcAAGGCTCTGATCCACACTGTCAGCAAGGTTCCACAGAAGTCTAGCGGAAGAGCCAGCCAGCTGCCAGTCCAGCTCCCAGCAGCCCACCCTCTGTGCTCCATCTGACAGAATCCTTACTACTTAGCTTGTCAAACTGATACATGTCAGATTCTGCTCGCCCCGCCATCCTCCGCCGCCGCCCATTACCTAGTTCAACAAGGGAGGCTTGCCTATAGTACCTTCCTTGTAGGGGTTTGAAGCTTGGTGTGACAGGGAGTCTCGGCCCCACCCAGGCCCTGGTGGTCTGCCATAAGCCCCATCTGATGGAGATGAGTGTCACCTCCCCTAGGAGAGGAAGCTCCTGGCAGCCGCCCAGCAGATGTTAAAGGACAGTCAGCTAAAGGTGGCCCTACTCCGGATGAAGATAAGCAGTCTGGAGGCCAGTGGGTCTCCAGAGCCAGGTGAGGCCTCTCAAGGCAGGGAGGGTGGCACCCTATGGCCGAGGCTAAAGGCTCACCTCCACCCTGCAGGCCCTGACTTGCTGGCAGAGGAGCTGCAGCACCGGCTTCGAGTAGAGGCTGCTGTGGCTGCAGGCGCCAAGAATGTGGTGAAGCTGCTTGGTGGCCAGAGGATGCAGGACCGCAAGGCACTGGCAGAGGTCAGGCTGTGTCCCCAGCTCACTGCTCTCTACAGCTCTGCTTGTGTCCATCCGCCTGTAGTGGCGCCTGCACCCAGGGCTTGCTGCCTATGGAGGGTAGCAGTGAAGACCCACGAGGTGTGGTCTGACCCCTTTAACCCACACCTCGTGTTTGTGTCTCCTCTGTAGGCCCAGGCCCAGCTCCAGGAGTCCTCTCAGAAGCTGGACCTCCTAAGGCTGGCTCTGGAATTGCTGCTGGAGAGGTTGCCTCCCACCCACTCTCTACGCAGCAGGGTGACCCGAGAGCTGCGGATGGCCATGCTTGGGAACCCCCAGCCTTTGGGGACACTTGTGAAACCCATTGCCCTGACAGGTAGGTAGCAAGGATTCTCTGTAACTTCAGAGGGCCCCTTACCTTTCGGAGAGGATGTCGAAGCATTTTGGGAAAGAGTTCAGTcctgctgtgtgacctcaggtaGCTCACATTCCCAGTCTGATTCTCGGTTTATCCATCTGTTATATAGCATACTATACTATAATATAATGTAAGATAGTATAAGTAGTGGCCctacatggtggtgcatgcctttaattccagcactcatgaggcagaggcagagggatgtctgtgagttccagcctggtcttcagagtgagttccaggccagccggaGAGATATGGAGAGACCCTAAGTGAACAAGGGATGGAAGTGGTCTCCTGATCCACAGTATAGCTTTGTAAATCCAATAGCTTTTGACATTTCAGAACACAATCAGAGCATGGCCAGCGTGGGTGGGATTTAAATCGACAATCAGCCCACTTCCCCGGCAGTCGTGGGGCCTGGGCAGCTTGGACTACctttgttgccctggctggcctcaaactcagagattcgcctgcctttgcctctagagtgctggagattaaaggcgtgtgccaccagcacCCAGCCAGAAAGTTCTTTCATACCCTGTCTGTCCTTGCAGCTGATGGACAGTTAAGAAATCATGTGAGCCGCAAGCCAGAGCCTAGCTGGTGCCTGCTTCAGAACACAGTAGACGGGGCTAGACAGAGCTCTGTTCTGTGTGGGCCCTTTGCCTAATCTTGGATAATCAAGGAGGGCTTCTTAGAACAGGAAGAGTCTGAGCTTGGCCTTGGAGGGCTCATGGGAGTGCTTTTGGTCAAGCCAGCAAGCAGGGGAAGACAAAAGAAGCCTCTTGCTTAAAGGCAAAGCATCTGAGGCTAGGGATCAGTCACAGGAAGAAGTTGGTAAAGCTCTTGCTTACTGtgtatgaggtcctgggtttggtccctagcACCAAATAAACTgcaatggtagcacacacctataacccaACCCCCTgggaagtgaggcaggaggatcaggagttcaagggcatcttagctacatagtgagttgttCCAGGCCAACTTAGGCTAACAAGGTCCTgcctttaaacaaaaacaaaaacatatgctAGTTTGTAGCTGAACCTCCATGTCCTAAGGTAAGTATATTGCCTGGATACCACCCCTTGGTATTTCTGTGAAGGCTCCAAGCCCAGCCTACCAAAATGGTGTCGCTGGACCCAGTTTCTGTCCTCAGGAGCTCCTGGGTGTCCGCtgtgtcctcctctcctcctctaccCTTTGAGACAAAACTCTCAGTGATCTTAGACAAAACATGTTTTGTCCCTTGGGACTCTCTCCCTCACTGATCAAGAGGGCGCAGGTAGCCAGACTGCTGCTCGTGTGCCTGCCCCTGTGCACTTGAGACCATGGTGCCCTCCAGGCCCTGAGCTCAAGGTAGCAGTTTCCCCCAACCCGTGTCTTCACAAAGTTCCTGGAGAAGACCTGTTCTTACATTACTGCTGTGTTCTGCCACTGCATAGGCACCCAGGAAGGAGAGCTAGTAGGGCTGCTAAGGATGCTGGGTGGTTACCAAGTGTAGGTAGGGTTTAGATCAGCTTCTTCTAACTCTAACCCTCCTAGAACAGCTGGTGTCCCTCTGGGGTTCCATTGGTTGTGGCTACTGACTGAGGGCTCCCCTGACTCCCAACTAGGGACACTGCAAGTTCGCCTCCTGGGCTGCAAAGATCTTCTGGTAGCTGTGCCTGGACGGTCCCCCATGGCTGTCCTGGCAGGTAGCCCTTCTGAAAGCTGGCTCCGAACCAGGTCCCGGCAGCATCGTGGTGGAGGCGAGCTGGGCAGTGAGTAAGGAGGAGCCATGGGAGGTGGTAGGGGCCCCTGCTCAGGCCATGTCCTAAATCCAAGCCTTGGTACTACAGGTGAAGTACTGGCTGTGTTGAAGGTTGACAATCGTGTTGTGGGCCAGACAGGATGGGGACTGGTGGCTGAGAAATCCTGGGACCAGGCTTTTGTCATCTCCTTGGACCGAGTGAGGCTGGCCTTTGTGTGGTTAGGGTTGGCTGTGGGGTATAGGGAGCGGGACACCCAGGTGAGGGCTGATGCCAAACTCCATTCCTCAGCCTGGTCTTTTCCACACAGGCTCGTGAGCTAGAGATCGGGGTTCACTGGCGGGACTGGCGACAGTTGTGTGGTGTGGCGTTCCTGAAGCTTGAGGACTTCCTTGACAATGCCTGTCACCAGCTTTCTCTCAGTCTGGTGCCGCAGGGGCGACTCTTTGTCCAGGTTCCTACTGACCCCTGACCTCTAACAAGGGATCTTTAGGACTGACATTTTGGGttgggtgatggctcagtaggtatAGTGtttactgtgcaagcatgaggacttgagttcaagtccccagcatccatgtaaaaactATGTATGGCATCATGTGTCTATTACTTCACGGCTGGCTATACAGGGACAGATGGATTCCCcagactcactggccagccagtctagctgaaacagtgaattccaggttcagtgaggaatcctgtctcaaaaaataaggtggaagagtAGATACTTGGGGTGGTGTCAACCTCTGCCTACATTGGtgagcacacctgtgtgtgtgtctgtgagtgatAACAGCTAGTAACTCTTGTAAGGTGGGACTTTAGGGATGGAGACAGACCCACAGGGAGGCTCACATCTCTACCCTGAGTTTGTCCTGCCTCCTAAGACATCTAGAATATGTAAGTGCGTCTCccctatgcctcagtttctccactggCATTAATGAGGATTCAATATCATGTCTGGGTGCTCTGAGTTCCACTTCATACTAGCTTCACCTCATTGTTAGGATAAAACACCAGCCAAGACAACTGAAGGCAGGGAAGGGttcatttcattttacagatTTACAGCCTataccctctctcccttctctgctcttctcccaCCCccgcttctttcttttttctgagacaaggtttctctgtgtagccctggctgtcctggaactcactctgtagaccaggctggcctcaaactcacaaagatcctcctgcctctgccccttttcCCCCAGTGCTGGATTAAtggtgtgctccaccaccgcccagtttacAGCCTATCTTGAAGggagtcaaggcagaaacttaataagcaggaactgaaagcagaaagcatggaaccctgtttgctggcttgctctctgcctccctcccaagctCGTGCTtggctagctttcttatatagcccagtaccacttgcctagggatggtgccgcccacagtgtGCTAGATCCTCCTACATCAACAATCAAGGCAGTCTTCCCGAGAATTGTCCACGAGAATTGTCCACGAGCCATGTAATCTAGGCAGTCCCTCTCTGATGTGTCATATGGAAAGTTAACACTAACTAGGATACCTCCATGGCTGAGATCGGGAGCTGGCACTGGGCGGGGCCTAGCCAGCAGAGTGAAAGGTGGGCCAGTTCCAGCTTTGTTCATGTCCCTCTAGGTAACCTTCTGTGAGCCTGTCATTGAAAGGAGGCCTCGGCTGCAGAGGCAGAGACGCATTTTCTCTAAGCGGAGAGGTGTGGAGGGAACAGACTGTGTGAGGAGAGGGCTGGGCTGACCGTTGGGAATGCTGGGACTGAGCACCATCTGCCTCCTCTAGGCCAGAATTTCCTGAGAGCTTCCCAGATGAACCTCAGCATGGCAGCCTGGGGGCGCCTGGTCATGAGCTTGCTGCCCCCCTGCAGCTCACCAAGCACAGTCAGTCCCCCTAAAGGGTGCCCTTCAACGGTAGCCTGTGGGACCTCCGATGCTGCTTCCCCCAGGTGAGCCACCTGGCACAGACTGTACGCTTCTCTGAGGCTCTGTCCCTCCAGGTTCTGTGAGTGCTGTCTTTTGCCTCCTCTGAGCCCTCTGTCCTTTGACATGGCcgtgcccctcccccctccatgtGCTCAAGACTGTCCTTCTTACAGTAACTTCCTGCCTATGAGGACTCTCTCAGAAGATACGAAGCCTCCTCCCAAGCCCCCACGCCTCTATCTCCGAGAACCAGCCCCAGGGACTCCTGTAAGGGATTCTGGAGGTCGGGTGGCAATGCGGAGGTTGCCAAGCGGGAAAGAGGGACAGTAACTCTGCTCTGTTCTGAACACATCTGTCCCCACAGTGTACCAAGCGCCCCCACATGGACCCTAGAACTGGAGTAGTGCCCGCCCTGGCAGTCTTATCCACCAGGTACTCACTGGCTTCCATTCATTTAGAGACTTGGTTTtttggtgagacagggtttctctgtgtagccctggctgtcctggaactcactctgtagaccaggctggcctcgaactcagaaatctgcctgcctctgcctcccaagtgctgggattaaaggtgtgcgccaccaccgcccagctgtatccagtgctcttaaccactgaaccatctcttctttgtttctttattttctccttctcttcttccttctcttcctccttctttctctgtgtaactctgactgtcctggaactccctatgtagaccaggttagccttgaattcatgttctgactgtctctgcctctagagtgctgggattaaaagtgtgccccACCACCACTCGGTTTGCATCCGACTTTTCTAAAGTTGGTTCTGGGCATGAAACGTAAGCCATTTCACTGACGGAGACTTActcagtcttttttaaaaataaggtcttgtagtgtaacccaggctggttgAACTTGTGGTTTTCCTGCTACTAcagtctgggtgctgggattacaagtgtacagCATCACTCCTCGTACATACTGATTTGATTGACACCTCACTCCCTAGCTCCTTGGGTATCAAATTGACTTGCTCAATGCCTTTCTTTGCTGAATGCAGTTTATAAATTCTAGATGTGGGGACAGTCTAGGCCCTTTCTCTCTTGCAGGAATCCCCCCAGACTTCAAGACTTCCGATGTTTGGCTGTGCTGGGCCGGGGACACTTTGGGAAGGTAGGTTGTTGAGGATGATGTAGTGGAGTTAGTGAATGGGCGAGCATTGTCCCAGCACATTAGCTGGagatgctgggattgcagggtACTGTGTGGGGAGGGAGGTGAAGGCTCTCTGTCCTTACCTGGAGCCCAACTTTTTCTGGTCCCTAGGTCCTCCTGGTCCAGTACAAAGGAACAGGAAAATACTATGCTATCAAGGCACTGAAGAAGCAGGAAGTGCTCAGCCGGGATGAGATTGATAGGTGTGTATAACTGAGAAGTATGTGATCTTGGAAGCCTGGAGTGGCCAACCTGAGCTCCAAAAGGAAGCTCACGATCCCAAGGGCCAGGTTCACGCTCTCTTTTTGGCCCCGGGCAAGCCCTCTTGTCTTTTAGTAACCCAGGTACCTCTATAAATAGGACTGTGGTACTTTCGCAGGTTTGAAGCCTTCCCCACATGTGAACCATCAACTTAACTCCTTAGCTCCCTGAGTACTCAGCCAGCCAGAGGTGGTGTTTGGGTGTCAGGGCACACACAGCCCATGGAGGGAACATTCCATGTCTTCCCTTACAGCCTGTACTGTGAGAAGAGGATCCTGGAGACTGTGGGTCGTACAGGGCACCCCTTTCTGCTTGCTCTCCTTGCCTGCCTCCAGACCTCCAGTCACGCCTGCTTTGTTACTGAGTTTCTGCCTGGAGGAGACCTCATGATGCAGATTCACGAGGATGTCTTTCCTGAGCCTCAGGCCTGGTGGGTTTTCTAGTTACTTGATGCTTGCTCCCTTGGGGATAGGGGAGTACCCAGCAGACAAAAAGCACAGGATTGTGAGGAGTCTTGGTGGGACATTACAGCATGTGAGGACTTCATTGGCATAGCTGTGGATGGAATCTGTCATCACAGTTTTCTGAGGTTGCTGCACAGATGAGAGTCATGTTTGCTAATGGCCTACCACAGGACTGTAGCAAGTCTGCCTAACCAGCTCCAGTTGCTGCTCTGCTTACAACAGTCTAACTCAGCACATCAGCTTTCACCCTAGTGTGTGACCCTGTGTCAAATCTCAGATCCTCATTTTAATGCGTGGCTGTGCATGGCCACCTGCGATTGAATGCAGGAGCCCTCAgccgccagaagagggcaccagatctcctgACTCTGATAGAGGAAATCCTGTTTAGGTATGGGTAGTGGGACAAAGAGTAGTACTTCCTATAAATGccaggccatctctctagcctctcagATCCTGACTTGAGTGAAAGTCATGATgactatcccccccccccccaggctgcTGGGAAGATGTCCACACTGAGCTTTGAACCTAGGGCTTAGTGTGTGtcaggctctaccactgagctacatcttcagccctTTATTTGTGTtatgttttttttggagggggtaggggggtgagacagggtttctctgtacagccttggctgtcctggaactcattgtgtagaccaggctggccttgaactcagaaatccacctgcctctgcctcccaagtgctgggattaaaggcgtgcatcaccactgcccagcttgtgttaatggtttttttcagagggtttttctgtgtagccccggcttttctggaacttgctctatataccaggctggcctcgaactcagagatctgcctgcttttgtctcctgagtgctgggattaaaggcatgtaccaccaccaccaccaccaggcttttgtttgctttttgaaataAGGTTCCACTATATAGACcggtctggcctcaaacttgctatcctccagcctcagcctcccaagtagctgggattatagacctATGCTACTAGACCCAGTAGCTCTGCCGCAGCTGAGCACAGGAGGACAGGTCATTCACACATAACACCGGGATACTTTGGGCCCTTCCAGCATTAGTTTGTGTAGTCTCGTCCATGCCTGAGTCTGGCCAGGGCCTTCTGGTACCTCCCAGTGCCAGGCCTGAATTCTTCCTGTACCTCCTTCAGCTTCTACCTGGCATGCGTGGTCCTGGGGCTGCAGTTCCTCCATGAGAAGAGGATTATTTACAGGTAGGCTTTGCCCAGGGGATGTGAGGGTGGGCCGGGGAGCTTTCCCTGTGCTGCTGTTGTGCCCCAGGTCTCAGCCCTTTGATCTTCACCATTCCGCCATCAGGGATCTGAAATTGGATAATCTACTACTGGATGCCCAGGGGTTCCTCAAGATTGCAGACTTTGGGCTGTGCAAGGAAGGTAGGCTCCTGTCCTGGAATCACATCCTCTTGTCTTGCCCAGGCCAGCCAGAAACCTTTCTACTCATGGGTGTCCAGCCCTGCCCTTCTTCCTGACCCTCATTAGGGGAACAGCTGAGAACACCCTAATCTGTGGTTGGCCAGAGAAGCTATAACCTCGCTCATACAGTCACTGCACGACGACCATGGCCTACAGAGCCTAGGGGGCATAGCAAACCTTGTTATTGGGCATCATAAAGGCTGGCACCAATtgataaatgtatgtatgtatggtatatacctcacatatatatatatatatatacacacacacatatatacatatatgtatatgttacactatgtgtgtatgcatgatttCATTGCTGGGTTTTGACCCATGGTCTCACATACACTAGGCAACTGCTCTACTACTGAGTCACACCTCCATCTCTggccttgatttttttaaaaactgctttgtatgtgtatgggtgctttgtagcatgtatgcctgtgcaccagaTGTATgtctagtgcccatggaggccaggagcaGCCTTCAGATACCTTGAAACTGGAGACGTTCACAAGctaccacgtgggttctgggaatcaaacgtGTCCTTTCTTAACCAGCGAGCCACCTCTTCAGGCCCCTTCCCCCATTGACTCTTATAAGCAGAACTATAGTGAGTGAGCCACAGCCAGCAGGCACTGGTGTGGATGTTGGTTTGCAGGAATTGGCTTTGGTGACCGGACCAGCACTTTCTGTGGCACCCCAGAGTTCCTGGCTCCCGAGGTTTTGACGCAGGAGGCTTACACACGGGCTGTGGATTGGTGGGGGCTGGGTGTGCTGCTCTATGAGATGTTAGTGGGTGAGGTAAGTGCTAGGGCAGGGCTTCCAGGGCCTCTGGGGGTAGGGACAGTGGGATAGCCTGCATAGCCTGCTGAACCCCAATCTCCACAGTGTCCATTCCCAGGGGACACAGAAGAGGAGGTGTTTGAATGCATCGTCAATGCTGATGTCCCATATCCCCACTTTCTGTCAGTGCAAGGGCTCGAACTCATTCGGAAGGTGAGACCCAAGGTCCAGGGCTTGGCTGGGCAGCTGCTTGTAACTCGTGGGTACCCTGCTTCCACCTTGGGGCCCTATAGCATAGCTTAAGTACAGTACCTGTAGGGCAGCCAGTGTCTGGAGTGGCGTGCCCTCAGGTTAACATCCTGCCCTACTTCCTGACAGCTCCTCCAGAAGTCCCCAGAGAAGCGGCTAGGGGCAGGAGAACAGGACGCAGAGGAGATCAAGGTTCAGCCATTCTTCAGGGTATGTAGCCAGAACCCAGCAGTCTCCTTTGCCTGGTGAGGTGGGGAGGCTGGGCGACCTCTGGGGTCTGCTGTACCCACATTCTCATACTTCCTTTACCTTGTTTCAGACTACCAACTGGCAGGCCTTGCTGGCCCGCACTGTCCAGCCCCCCTTTGTGCCTACCCTCTGTGGGCCTGCAGACCTTCGTTACTTCGAGGGAGAGTTCACCAGCCTGCCTCCAACCCTGACCCCACCAGTCCTCCAGAGTTCCCTCACCGCACGCCAACAGGCTGCCTTCCGGGACTTTGACTTTGTGTCTGAGCAGTTCTTGGAGTCCTGAGGGTCTCCTGGCACCTCTGCCAGACTGTAGGAAGCCTCCACTCATCCATGTGCCTGGGCCAAAGTATTTAACGAGCATGTGGGATTCCAGGTAGTGGCTGTGGGGCTGCTGTTCGAGGCTCTTCTCAGTGTCCCTGCTGTGTCTATAACCCTCTCCTtattcttctgcttcctgggagACCCCAGACCAGGAAAGACCCCACGGCAGCGTGGTTTCTCTTTTTAATACTTGACTTTATATAgactattaaattaataaaactgtaCACTCGAGGTAGCCAGGCCAGGGGTTGTGCTGGCGTCTAGGTTCTCTTTGAACACGCCTCCCCCAACTTATCTCCTTTTCCTCTATGTCTTCCTTTAGGGAGTGACAGGGGGGTTCTGTCTGCTTCTCTGCTGAGGCTGGAAGCCCTAGGAAGGAGTAAAGGCCTTCGGCTCACTGGGCTCATCTCCAGCTGGCACAGCCTCTGGCTTTTAGGCACAAAGCAGCCTTCTCTCCAGCAACCCTAGACAACCTGGCTGCTGCCTTCCCCGTCTTCCTCAGCCCAGAGTGTCTCCCAGGGTCCAGAGGGCCAACCACAGAAAAAGTGGGCCAGATTTCGAGTCGGACCTCGGTCAAAGGGGTTGCTGGTGCGCTGGCGGAGGTAGGAGATTCGGTGTGAGGATATGAACTCCCAGGTAGTAGTGTTCCTGGCTACCAGGTAGAGGTGGGAGGCCAGGAGCAGGCCAACCACTAAGGCAAAGAAGGAGAGCAACAGGAAGGTGGTGAACAGGAGCCCAGCAGACCGGAGCCACAGCCCCCAGGGCTGGAAGAACTGGAGACCAGACCTAGAGGGCAGGGATGGAGAGCTAGGGCTGGGGAATGCAGGGTCCCAAGGAGTCCTGCTccgtgcatgcctgtgtgcatgccaTCTGCACTGCCCCCATGCACCTACCATGCCAAGCACAGGCCCCACAGCAGAACCACCAGCTGCAGTGCCAGGTAGGCCACAAAGAGCGGATGGTTGCGTTCACCCACACAGTTCTCCATCCAGGGACAGTGGTGATCGTAGCGGCGAACACAGCGGCGGCACTCACGACAGTGCCGGGCACGCAGGGGCTGCTGTGGGTACAGAGGGCAGTTTGGGCTCAGTGCTGCCCACCCCGGTGGGTCCTCCTTTGGGGAGAGGGCTGAAGACCAGAGGCAGGTCCTAACTTTGGGAGGC
The nucleotide sequence above comes from Mastomys coucha isolate ucsf_1 unplaced genomic scaffold, UCSF_Mcou_1 pScaffold15, whole genome shotgun sequence. Encoded proteins:
- the Pkn3 gene encoding serine/threonine-protein kinase N3 isoform X5; translation: MIRRAIQKELKIKEGMENMRRVATDRRHLGHVQQLLRASNRRLEQLHGKLQELHAQVLLPASAEPVTSGPQARAEQSRARLLEALHRQLQVELKVKQGAENMIHTCASGTPKERKLLAAAQQMLKDSQLKVALLRMKISSLEASGSPEPGEASQGREGGTLWPRLKAHLHPAGPDLLAEELQHRLRVEAAVAAGAKNVVKLLGGQRMQDRKALAEAQAQLQESSQKLDLLRLALELLLERLPPTHSLRSRVTRELRMAMLGNPQPLGTLVKPIALTGTLQVRLLGCKDLLVAVPGRSPMAVLAGSPSESWLRTRSRQHRGGGELGSEVLAVLKVDNRVVGQTGWGLVAEKSWDQAFVISLDRARELEIGVHWRDWRQLCGVAFLKLEDFLDNACHQLSLSLVPQGRLFVQVTFCEPVIERRPRLQRQRRIFSKRRGQNFLRASQMNLSMAAWGRLVMSLLPPCSSPSTVSPPKGCPSTVACGTSDAASPSNFLPMRTLSEDTKPPPKPPRLYLREPAPGTPCTKRPHMDPRTGVVPALAVLSTRNPPRLQDFRCLAVLGRGHFGKVLLVQYKGTGKYYAIKALKKQEVLSRDEIDSLYCEKRILETVGRTGHPFLLALLACLQTSSHACFVTEFLPGGDLMMQIHEDVFPEPQACFYLACVVLGLQFLHEKRIIYRDLKLDNLLLDAQGFLKIADFGLCKEGIGFGDRTSTFCGTPEFLAPEVLTQEAYTRAVDWWGLGVLLYEMLVGECPFPGDTEEEVFECIVNADVPYPHFLSVQGLELIRKLLQKSPEKRLGAGEQDAEEIKVQPFFRTTNWQALLARTVQPPFVPTLCGPADLRYFEGEFTSLPPTLTPPVLQSSLTARQQAAFRDFDFVSEQFLES
- the Pkn3 gene encoding serine/threonine-protein kinase N3 isoform X7, whose amino-acid sequence is MLKDSQLKVALLRMKISSLEASGSPEPGPDLLAEELQHRLRVEAAVAAGAKNVVKLLGGQRMQDRKALAEAQAQLQESSQKLDLLRLALELLLERLPPTHSLRSRVTRELRMAMLGNPQPLGTLVKPIALTGTLQVRLLGCKDLLVAVPGRSPMAVLAGSPSESWLRTRSRQHRGGGELGSEVLAVLKVDNRVVGQTGWGLVAEKSWDQAFVISLDRARELEIGVHWRDWRQLCGVAFLKLEDFLDNACHQLSLSLVPQGRLFVQVTFCEPVIERRPRLQRQRRIFSKRRGQNFLRASQMNLSMAAWGRLVMSLLPPCSSPSTVSPPKGCPSTVACGTSDAASPSNFLPMRTLSEDTKPPPKPPRLYLREPAPGTPCTKRPHMDPRTGVVPALAVLSTRNPPRLQDFRCLAVLGRGHFGKVLLVQYKGTGKYYAIKALKKQEVLSRDEIDSLYCEKRILETVGRTGHPFLLALLACLQTSSHACFVTEFLPGGDLMMQIHEDVFPEPQACFYLACVVLGLQFLHEKRIIYRDLKLDNLLLDAQGFLKIADFGLCKEGIGFGDRTSTFCGTPEFLAPEVLTQEAYTRAVDWWGLGVLLYEMLVGECPFPGDTEEEVFECIVNADVPYPHFLSVQGLELIRKLLQKSPEKRLGAGEQDAEEIKVQPFFRTTNWQALLARTVQPPFVPTLCGPADLRYFEGEFTSLPPTLTPPVLQSSLTARQQAAFRDFDFVSEQFLES